One window of the Paenibacillus beijingensis genome contains the following:
- a CDS encoding sigma-70 family RNA polymerase sigma factor, with translation MIEDPVSSDHQLIIDAQSGDFEAFRMIVLHYSNAMLSVAYSVLGDFYEAQDVAQEVFVKCYKSLPTLKDPSRLGSWLYSIAHRTSLDFVKKKKASVHYDETNAPQTDNVNEWLDRHVIQEAVWKALQTLEGKSKSAIVLYYLSDWSMKEIAHFLDLSLSAVESRIRRARETLKVYLADDFESFFRSQRLGRDFEQMVCEQLLKRMGHFYIPVINKKQTTEWFVRHFHLGISIHGNLLLESGHELYLLESETRSPKGMPVLTFSVEDADELWLQLTSGRVDSGPIETHELFGKQFVFYDPDGNKYQVVENK, from the coding sequence GTGATTGAAGATCCAGTTTCATCCGATCATCAGCTGATCATTGATGCACAGAGCGGCGACTTCGAGGCGTTTCGCATGATCGTGCTTCACTATTCAAACGCCATGCTTTCGGTCGCATACAGCGTGTTAGGAGACTTCTATGAGGCTCAAGACGTTGCACAAGAGGTTTTTGTGAAGTGTTACAAAAGCCTGCCTACCTTAAAGGACCCGTCCCGGCTCGGCAGCTGGCTCTACTCGATTGCGCATCGAACGAGTCTTGATTTTGTAAAAAAGAAAAAAGCATCCGTCCATTATGATGAAACGAATGCCCCTCAAACGGACAATGTCAATGAATGGCTCGATCGGCATGTCATTCAAGAAGCGGTTTGGAAAGCGCTTCAAACGTTGGAGGGAAAAAGCAAGTCCGCCATTGTGCTGTACTATTTAAGCGACTGGTCCATGAAAGAAATCGCCCACTTTCTGGATTTATCGCTGTCCGCCGTTGAAAGCCGCATTCGCCGTGCGCGGGAAACGCTTAAGGTTTATCTGGCCGACGATTTCGAATCCTTTTTCCGCTCGCAGCGGCTGGGCCGCGATTTTGAACAAATGGTGTGTGAACAACTACTGAAACGAATGGGACACTTTTATATCCCCGTTATCAATAAGAAGCAGACGACAGAATGGTTCGTCCGTCATTTTCATTTGGGAATAAGCATTCATGGGAATCTGCTGCTCGAATCAGGCCATGAATTGTATTTGCTCGAAAGCGAAACACGCTCTCCGAAGGGAATGCCCGTGCTCACGTTTTCCGTCGAGGATGCGGATGAATTATGGCTGCAGCTGACAAGCGGTCGCGTTGATTCCGGGCCAATCGAAACTCACGAATTGTTCGGTAAGCAGTTTGTCTTTTACGATCCGGACGGCAACAAATATCAAGTCGTCGAAAATAAATAA
- a CDS encoding VOC family protein: MTEKKSIDVQQQQAVRKPMLKRVLCNYLPVSNWQQAADWFEEMFGLTVRKREPDGVILVLGDGQWLFLLETTEKRTANFSTHQWDGENYEMFSLTFEVEDIVELHKRLREKGVEVEPLTDLGSCGLQFKFKDPDGNKFNVWQDPASA; this comes from the coding sequence ATGACGGAAAAAAAATCGATCGACGTCCAGCAGCAGCAGGCGGTGCGCAAGCCTATGTTAAAAAGGGTTCTCTGCAACTATTTGCCTGTCTCCAATTGGCAGCAAGCTGCCGATTGGTTCGAGGAGATGTTCGGCTTGACGGTTCGGAAACGTGAGCCTGACGGCGTCATTCTTGTCTTAGGAGACGGGCAGTGGCTGTTCCTGCTGGAAACGACGGAGAAGAGAACGGCCAACTTTTCGACCCATCAATGGGACGGGGAAAACTATGAAATGTTCTCCTTAACCTTTGAAGTCGAAGACATTGTCGAGCTTCATAAGAGGCTTCGTGAAAAAGGAGTCGAAGTTGAACCGCTGACCGACCTTGGAAGCTGCGGGCTGCAGTTTAAATTCAAGGACCCCGACGGCAACAAGTTTAACGTGTGGCAAGACCCGGCATCGGCATAA
- a CDS encoding TetR/AcrR family transcriptional regulator: protein MSEIKEDRRVQRTRALLVDALLDLMIEKGYEAITVQDIIDRANVGRSTFYSHFSDKEQLLLGSIDQLELFLKQQRAVRVVPDPLSGITFGFSLPMLQHVQGNKRLYTATVGKQSGAAVLHHMKCMLSDLVRDEAAGLGLDPKFGELPHEIAVEHIVNTFLTLLQWWMGQNTPCSAEEMDRVFHKLTLSGISVFSRAEFAAFGKKRGEPQHFEP, encoded by the coding sequence ATGTCGGAAATAAAAGAAGATCGGCGCGTGCAGCGTACGCGCGCGCTGCTTGTTGATGCTTTGCTGGACCTGATGATCGAGAAGGGGTATGAAGCGATAACCGTTCAAGACATCATTGATCGGGCGAATGTAGGCCGGTCAACGTTCTACTCCCATTTTTCGGATAAAGAACAACTTCTGTTAGGCAGCATCGATCAACTGGAACTATTTCTGAAGCAGCAAAGAGCCGTTCGTGTCGTGCCGGATCCGTTAAGCGGGATCACATTTGGTTTCAGCCTGCCGATGCTGCAGCATGTTCAAGGCAACAAACGGTTGTATACGGCTACGGTCGGCAAACAAAGCGGAGCAGCGGTGCTGCATCATATGAAGTGTATGCTGTCCGATTTAGTGCGCGACGAAGCTGCCGGTTTAGGGCTAGATCCGAAATTCGGAGAATTGCCGCATGAGATTGCGGTTGAACATATCGTGAACACATTTTTAACGTTGTTACAGTGGTGGATGGGGCAGAATACGCCATGTTCGGCAGAAGAAATGGACCGGGTGTTTCACAAACTGACGCTTTCCGGCATATCGGTTTTTTCCCGGGCAGAGTTTGCCGCGTTCGGAAAAAAGCGTGGTGAACCGCAGCACTTCGAACCGTGA
- a CDS encoding MBL fold metallo-hydrolase has protein sequence MRIIQEGSLYQLTYFKSASLSVNCYFIEEDNDLTLIDTAIPECAGDILQAAAAINKPIARIVLTHAHHDHIGGLDPLKQALPHAPVYISAREARLLAGDFALHADEPDTPIRGIIPQNIMTQPDRLLHEGDRIGSLLVLATPGHTPGSISLLDTRSHALFAGDSFQTEGGVAVAGQLCPSFPFPALGTWNKQAALASANRLHGFRPSLLATGHGPMLKEPCSEMMRAIHEAEQNMVSEQ, from the coding sequence ATGCGAATAATTCAAGAGGGTTCATTGTACCAATTAACTTATTTCAAGAGCGCGTCTTTATCGGTCAATTGTTATTTTATCGAGGAAGACAATGACCTGACTCTGATTGACACCGCCATCCCCGAATGTGCCGGCGACATTTTGCAGGCTGCGGCAGCGATTAACAAACCGATCGCAAGAATTGTACTAACCCATGCCCATCATGACCATATTGGAGGACTCGACCCGCTCAAACAGGCACTTCCCCACGCCCCGGTTTATATCTCTGCCCGGGAGGCCCGGCTGCTTGCGGGAGATTTCGCGTTGCATGCAGACGAACCCGATACGCCGATCCGGGGGATCATCCCGCAAAACATCATGACGCAGCCGGACAGGCTGTTGCATGAGGGAGACCGGATTGGGTCCCTTCTTGTACTGGCAACACCTGGTCACACTCCCGGTTCCATATCATTGCTCGACACCCGCAGCCATGCTTTGTTCGCCGGCGACTCCTTCCAGACCGAGGGCGGTGTCGCAGTAGCCGGTCAGCTTTGTCCGTCCTTCCCCTTCCCCGCTCTGGGGACCTGGAACAAACAGGCCGCTCTGGCAAGCGCTAATAGATTGCATGGCTTCCGACCTTCCTTACTCGCAACAGGTCACGGGCCAATGCTCAAGGAACCTTGTTCGGAAATGATGCGTGCCATTCACGAAGCCGAACAGAACATGGTATCGGAACAATAA
- a CDS encoding SDR family NAD(P)-dependent oxidoreductase translates to MTASNKSVIITGGNAGLGYQTAKALGQAKEGWTVVIAGRHEGKVQEAVARLRRSTGNERIYGLLLDLASLASVREFAAAWKKSDHPRLKGLICNAGLQVVSETTYTQDGFETTFGVNHLGHFLLANLLILLMSPAGQIVWVSSDTHDTTKKTGMPGPVYTDPQTLAFPQPYGKNADLQHEGRVRYTASKLCNIYTAYEMDRLLKRKNIPIRVNAFNPGMMPGSGLARDYNPLMRFGWNYILPIAAVFNRNMRTTKQSGNALAKLFLDPSLSEVSGKYFDGTKPIRSSADSYNVNKAQDLWEGSIRLTSLKPDEMW, encoded by the coding sequence GTGACTGCGTCCAATAAATCCGTGATCATTACAGGGGGCAATGCCGGCTTAGGGTACCAGACCGCGAAGGCTCTCGGGCAGGCGAAGGAAGGCTGGACAGTCGTCATCGCCGGTCGTCATGAAGGCAAGGTTCAGGAAGCGGTCGCCCGATTGAGAAGGAGTACGGGTAACGAACGGATCTACGGCCTGCTGCTCGATTTGGCATCCTTGGCTTCCGTTCGCGAATTCGCGGCCGCTTGGAAGAAGTCGGACCATCCGCGGTTAAAGGGGCTTATTTGCAATGCGGGCTTGCAGGTCGTTTCGGAAACAACGTATACGCAAGACGGCTTCGAAACGACGTTCGGCGTCAATCACCTCGGACATTTTTTGCTCGCGAATTTGCTCATTCTGCTTATGTCTCCGGCCGGTCAAATCGTATGGGTAAGCAGCGATACGCATGACACGACGAAAAAAACGGGGATGCCCGGTCCGGTTTATACGGATCCGCAAACATTGGCCTTCCCGCAGCCCTATGGGAAAAATGCCGATCTGCAGCACGAAGGACGCGTCCGTTATACCGCCTCGAAATTATGCAACATCTATACCGCATACGAAATGGACCGCTTGCTGAAGCGCAAAAACATCCCGATCCGCGTCAATGCGTTTAATCCCGGCATGATGCCCGGATCCGGTCTGGCCAGGGACTACAACCCGCTGATGCGTTTTGGGTGGAATTATATCCTGCCGATCGCAGCGGTATTTAATCGAAACATGCGCACGACCAAGCAATCCGGTAACGCGCTGGCGAAGTTGTTTCTGGATCCATCCCTGTCCGAAGTTTCGGGAAAATACTTTGATGGAACGAAGCCGATCCGCTCCTCGGCCGATTCGTACAATGTGAACAAAGCCCAAGACTTATGGGAGGGCAGCATCAGGCTGACTTCATTGAAGCCAGACGAGATGTGGTAA
- a CDS encoding TetR/AcrR family transcriptional regulator, which produces MDKPDKKSYHHGDLRNTLIRAGIEFISESGASGIDLRKVARRAGVSHAAPYRHFADKKALIAAICEEGFNLLSAEIEQAILMTDRSPFEQLRSMGHAYVQFAVHNPWLVREMFSGLTIEREAYPALYQVSKKLFQLIENIVAAGQRTGQMKEGSSEELTCVIWSMMHGAAILIIENQMKPITMQMGGIEHISRVCIDSLLLGLRG; this is translated from the coding sequence ATGGACAAACCGGATAAAAAAAGCTATCATCACGGCGATCTTCGCAATACGCTGATCCGTGCAGGAATCGAATTCATTTCCGAGAGCGGGGCATCCGGCATCGATCTGCGTAAAGTCGCCCGCCGGGCGGGAGTAAGTCATGCGGCCCCTTACCGGCATTTTGCCGATAAGAAGGCGTTAATTGCCGCAATTTGCGAAGAGGGCTTCAACCTGCTGTCGGCTGAAATAGAGCAAGCCATCCTGATGACGGATCGCAGCCCCTTCGAACAATTAAGAAGCATGGGCCACGCCTATGTTCAATTCGCCGTCCACAATCCATGGCTGGTCAGAGAAATGTTCAGCGGCTTAACGATCGAGCGCGAAGCCTACCCCGCTCTTTATCAGGTATCGAAAAAGCTGTTTCAGTTGATCGAAAACATCGTCGCCGCCGGACAAAGGACGGGTCAAATGAAAGAAGGCAGCAGCGAGGAGCTTACTTGCGTCATCTGGTCCATGATGCATGGGGCGGCAATATTAATTATCGAAAATCAAATGAAACCGATTACGATGCAAATGGGCGGGATTGAACATATCTCCCGGGTTTGCATCGATTCCTTACTTCTTGGGCTGCGCGGATGA
- a CDS encoding HD-GYP domain-containing protein produces MKDEWARWTQDDEFCPIALRKYGVIFWSLFFMASAVAIVLNVLFDSELLLGLYVYPVVLLATLDLSGPLLALIGAALLGTVFAVNAPDPVLIVVAASYAVLLLIVRRVVWISARHYKGKKEQEDLLMNTILSLGKTIDARDPYTAFHSHNVAEYARSIAKEMGLSHKEQDAIFLGGLIHDIGKIGTPDAILQKESRLTEGEYAIMKKHPEEGYQIVKNMKRLRELGITDMVRYHHERPDGNGYPAGLKGAGIPLGARILGVADAFDAMTTNRSYRQKLTVETAAEELRRNSGTQFDPAAASAFLAVLTREGKLQPEKPAFSASQAKASLVN; encoded by the coding sequence ATGAAAGACGAATGGGCCCGCTGGACACAGGATGATGAATTCTGCCCAATCGCGTTACGGAAATATGGCGTTATTTTTTGGAGCCTCTTTTTCATGGCCTCTGCGGTCGCAATTGTGCTGAATGTGTTGTTTGACTCCGAGCTGCTGCTCGGTTTGTATGTGTACCCGGTCGTTTTATTGGCCACGCTTGATTTATCAGGGCCGCTGCTCGCGCTAATCGGCGCTGCTTTGCTGGGCACCGTATTTGCCGTAAATGCGCCTGATCCCGTACTGATCGTCGTTGCCGCGTCCTATGCCGTTCTGCTGCTGATCGTAAGAAGGGTCGTTTGGATATCGGCACGCCACTACAAAGGGAAAAAAGAGCAGGAAGATTTATTGATGAACACGATCTTATCGTTGGGCAAAACGATCGATGCGCGCGATCCCTATACGGCGTTTCATTCGCACAATGTAGCTGAATATGCCCGCAGCATCGCCAAGGAGATGGGGCTTTCCCATAAAGAGCAGGATGCGATCTTTTTAGGCGGACTCATTCATGATATCGGGAAAATCGGCACGCCGGATGCGATTTTGCAAAAAGAGAGCCGGTTAACCGAGGGTGAATACGCCATTATGAAGAAACATCCGGAAGAAGGCTATCAAATCGTGAAAAATATGAAGCGGCTGCGTGAGCTGGGCATTACGGACATGGTTCGCTACCATCATGAACGTCCGGACGGCAACGGTTATCCCGCCGGTTTGAAAGGAGCCGGGATCCCGCTTGGCGCGCGCATTCTCGGCGTAGCCGACGCCTTCGATGCGATGACGACCAATCGGTCCTATAGACAGAAGCTGACGGTCGAGACGGCTGCCGAGGAGCTGAGGAGAAACAGCGGCACGCAATTCGATCCCGCTGCGGCCAGTGCATTTCTCGCGGTTTTGACCCGCGAAGGCAAGCTCCAGCCCGAGAAACCGGCGTTCAGTGCATCCCAGGCCAAGGCATCGTTAGTGAATTAA
- a CDS encoding DUF4872 domain-containing protein, which translates to MNRSFQTSPGFHGDTNAVKQLLHHYASEETAALLTEEMLLGIGGGIGYGYFTFFYEKEDFINFHLGTRASWESSGQFMTDILGSLGCTVSAKQTKNKRTAFDQLADHTERGIPAIIAIHQGIFDSGGIEQKRYPFYCVAYSINQENGTAKLAYRYKDPVEVTVEQLIEGRSNLATAKLVNHALWLTEEKPLAVTPESLVAAARQGIRRCLSHAHNPRMSNFGVTALEKWESRLSSKGKDSWIQLFAKPKHWIGALYSTFTHITVNTDGSAFRGTYARFLEMTGNQIDEPLLLESGRLFQESAALWKQLSETALPDENFADLKALVLERERRILEGTLSHTGLPPYWDQIRALKAGLIENTEWPFERLTEHYSEMRAIVLAILKKEREALELLERSLHSSRWEA; encoded by the coding sequence ATGAATCGGTCTTTTCAAACAAGCCCCGGTTTCCACGGCGATACGAATGCGGTGAAACAGCTGCTGCACCACTACGCTTCAGAGGAAACAGCAGCTTTGTTGACTGAAGAGATGCTGCTTGGCATCGGCGGGGGCATCGGCTACGGTTACTTCACTTTTTTCTATGAAAAAGAAGACTTCATCAACTTCCACCTCGGTACGCGGGCGTCCTGGGAGAGCAGCGGGCAATTCATGACGGACATCCTCGGATCGCTCGGCTGCACCGTCAGCGCCAAACAGACGAAGAACAAGCGGACGGCTTTCGACCAATTAGCCGATCACACGGAACGAGGCATTCCGGCCATCATTGCCATCCACCAAGGAATATTCGATAGCGGCGGCATCGAACAGAAGAGATATCCGTTCTATTGCGTTGCCTACAGCATCAATCAAGAGAACGGAACGGCCAAGCTGGCTTACCGTTACAAGGACCCGGTTGAAGTGACAGTGGAGCAGCTGATCGAAGGCCGAAGCAATCTGGCCACGGCCAAGCTCGTCAATCATGCGCTGTGGCTAACCGAGGAGAAGCCGCTCGCCGTAACTCCGGAATCCCTTGTGGCTGCCGCTCGGCAAGGAATCCGGCGATGCCTGTCGCATGCGCACAATCCGCGGATGTCCAATTTTGGCGTCACCGCACTTGAGAAATGGGAAAGCCGCCTCTCGTCGAAAGGCAAAGACAGCTGGATTCAGTTGTTCGCGAAGCCGAAGCACTGGATCGGCGCTCTTTACTCTACCTTCACTCATATTACCGTAAACACCGACGGCAGCGCATTCCGGGGAACCTACGCCCGTTTCCTTGAGATGACGGGGAACCAGATCGATGAGCCGTTGCTGCTGGAAAGCGGCAGGCTGTTCCAAGAAAGCGCAGCGTTATGGAAGCAGCTGTCCGAGACCGCTTTGCCGGATGAGAATTTTGCCGACTTGAAAGCTCTTGTGCTGGAACGCGAGCGGCGCATCCTCGAAGGAACGTTAAGTCACACCGGGCTTCCGCCTTACTGGGATCAAATCCGGGCGTTAAAAGCGGGTCTAATCGAAAACACGGAATGGCCCTTTGAACGGTTGACGGAACATTACTCGGAGATGAGAGCGATTGTGCTGGCTATCTTGAAGAAAGAACGGGAAGCTTTGGAACTGCTGGAGAGGTCGCTTCACTCTTCCAGATGGGAAGCCTGA
- a CDS encoding DUF1801 domain-containing protein yields MAYELKTKETDNSVLEFIEHVDSDKKREDAYQLLDIFAETTGYEAKMWGPSIIGFGSYHYKYASGHEGDAPLVGFSPRKAKISLYFAPGDTKRDQLLSKFGKHTTGKACVYIIELADIDVDVLKALIAESVKFLQETYPDQ; encoded by the coding sequence ATGGCGTACGAATTAAAAACAAAAGAAACCGACAACAGCGTCCTTGAGTTTATTGAACATGTCGACAGCGATAAAAAACGCGAAGACGCTTATCAGCTGTTGGATATTTTTGCGGAAACGACGGGTTATGAAGCGAAGATGTGGGGACCGAGCATTATCGGGTTCGGCTCTTATCACTATAAATATGCGTCGGGTCACGAAGGCGACGCGCCTCTGGTCGGCTTTTCACCGCGCAAAGCCAAAATCAGCTTGTATTTTGCGCCTGGCGACACAAAGCGGGACCAATTATTATCGAAATTCGGAAAACATACGACCGGAAAAGCGTGCGTGTACATCATTGAATTGGCCGATATCGATGTCGATGTTTTAAAAGCGTTGATTGCCGAATCGGTCAAGTTTTTGCAAGAGACGTATCCGGATCAATAA
- a CDS encoding L-lactate permease yields MWLQQYDPFHNDIVSALVAALPILFFLLALTVFKMKGVYAALSALLISFLVAVIGFGMPLSKAVMAAVLGIGTGLWPIGYIVIMAVWLYKIAVKTGKFNVIRASIAGISPDSRLQLLLIGFCFNAFLEGAAGFGVPIAISAALLIELGFRPLKAAALCLIANAASGAFGAIGIPVIVGAQMGSITPLELTRTLVWTLPAFGFLIPFLLVFILDGLRGIRETLPALLVVGGVYTALQTFAMLVLGPELADIMAALGAMGSLALFLRKWQPKRIFVERGNGEAADNPADAAVAAVAAAAEEPRYGFKAIVSAWSPFYILTAVITVWSLPAFKALFAKGGALQATTQLLQIPLLHKQVVKMPPIAAAETPLDAMLKLDFISATGTAILVAVLITGMFSRNINLRQGFGTLGETMRELWLPIVTICFVMGFANVANFAGLSSTIGLALARTGDIFPLFSPVLGWIGVFITGSVVNNNALFGYLQTVTGAQIGTSASLLLSANTTGGVMAKLISPQSIAIAAAAVKKTGQESALFSMTIRYSLIFLLLVCVWTFVLSRIGI; encoded by the coding sequence ATGTGGTTGCAGCAATACGACCCCTTTCACAACGATATCGTCAGTGCGCTTGTCGCGGCGCTGCCGATCCTGTTCTTCCTGCTGGCGCTAACCGTCTTCAAAATGAAAGGCGTTTATGCGGCGCTGTCCGCGCTGCTGATCAGCTTTCTGGTGGCGGTCATCGGCTTCGGCATGCCGCTCTCCAAAGCGGTGATGGCTGCGGTGCTCGGCATCGGCACCGGACTGTGGCCGATCGGATATATTGTCATTATGGCGGTATGGCTGTATAAAATTGCGGTCAAAACCGGCAAGTTCAACGTCATTCGCGCCAGCATCGCCGGCATCTCGCCGGATTCGCGGCTGCAGCTGCTGCTCATCGGCTTTTGCTTCAATGCATTCCTCGAAGGCGCAGCCGGCTTCGGCGTACCGATCGCCATCAGCGCCGCGCTGCTGATCGAGCTCGGCTTCCGGCCGCTGAAGGCGGCGGCCCTCTGCCTCATTGCCAACGCCGCCTCGGGGGCGTTCGGCGCCATCGGCATCCCGGTTATCGTCGGCGCCCAGATGGGCAGCATTACGCCGCTGGAGCTTACGCGCACGCTTGTCTGGACGCTGCCGGCCTTCGGCTTTCTGATCCCCTTCCTGCTCGTGTTTATTCTGGACGGACTGCGCGGGATCCGCGAAACGCTGCCCGCCCTGCTCGTGGTGGGCGGCGTGTACACGGCACTGCAGACATTCGCGATGCTGGTGCTGGGGCCGGAACTGGCGGACATTATGGCCGCCTTGGGCGCGATGGGATCGCTTGCTTTATTCCTGCGCAAATGGCAGCCGAAACGAATTTTCGTCGAGCGGGGGAACGGTGAGGCTGCGGATAACCCAGCGGATGCCGCAGTTGCCGCCGTAGCAGCCGCTGCGGAAGAACCGCGCTACGGATTCAAGGCTATCGTATCCGCATGGTCGCCGTTTTATATTCTGACTGCCGTCATTACGGTGTGGAGCCTGCCGGCCTTCAAGGCGCTGTTTGCCAAAGGAGGCGCTCTGCAAGCGACAACCCAGCTGCTGCAAATTCCGCTGCTGCATAAGCAGGTGGTCAAAATGCCGCCGATCGCGGCCGCAGAAACGCCGCTTGACGCCATGTTGAAGCTCGATTTCATCTCGGCGACGGGGACGGCCATTCTGGTGGCGGTGCTCATAACCGGCATGTTCAGCCGAAACATCAACCTGCGCCAAGGGTTCGGCACGCTGGGTGAAACGATGCGCGAGCTGTGGCTGCCGATCGTCACGATATGCTTCGTCATGGGCTTTGCCAATGTGGCGAACTTCGCGGGGCTCAGCTCGACGATCGGGCTCGCGCTGGCCCGAACCGGAGACATTTTCCCACTGTTCAGTCCTGTGCTTGGCTGGATCGGCGTATTCATCACCGGCTCGGTCGTCAACAACAACGCTCTGTTCGGCTATTTGCAGACCGTCACCGGCGCCCAGATCGGCACAAGCGCTTCGCTGCTGCTCAGTGCCAACACAACTGGCGGCGTCATGGCCAAGCTGATATCACCGCAGTCGATTGCGATCGCTGCAGCCGCCGTCAAAAAGACCGGACAAGAATCCGCGCTCTTCAGTATGACGATCCGCTACAGCCTCATTTTCCTGCTTCTCGTATGCGTCTGGACCTTTGTGCTGTCCCGGATCGGCATATAG
- a CDS encoding L-lactate dehydrogenase — MGKEKVTRVVLIGAGFVGSSYAFAMLNQGIADEFVIVDLNENKAAGDAMDLNHGKAFAPHATKTWHGTYADCKDADIVCICAGANQKPGETRLQLVEKNLAIFKSMVTQVMESGFDGIFLIATNPVDILTYATWKYSGLPQQRVIGSGTTLDTARFRFLLGEYFKVAPGNVHAHIIGEHGDTELPVWSHAHIGGVPVHTLVEQREEYSYEDLDHLFVNVRDAAYQIIEKKGATYYGIAMSLARITRAILRNENALLTVSAKLDGQYETDDVYIGVPAIVNRGGISNILELELSEKERGQFRHSADVLKGILAPHFSN, encoded by the coding sequence ATGGGAAAAGAAAAAGTGACGCGCGTTGTATTGATTGGAGCCGGATTTGTAGGAAGCAGCTATGCGTTTGCCATGCTCAATCAAGGCATCGCCGATGAATTTGTCATTGTCGATCTGAATGAGAACAAGGCGGCGGGCGATGCGATGGACCTCAATCACGGCAAAGCGTTTGCCCCGCATGCGACAAAAACGTGGCACGGCACGTATGCGGATTGCAAGGATGCGGATATCGTATGCATCTGTGCAGGCGCCAACCAGAAGCCTGGCGAAACCCGTCTGCAGCTTGTAGAGAAAAATTTGGCCATTTTCAAAAGCATGGTCACCCAAGTGATGGAGAGCGGCTTTGACGGCATCTTCCTGATCGCGACGAATCCGGTCGATATTCTGACCTATGCGACCTGGAAATACAGCGGATTGCCGCAGCAGCGCGTAATCGGCAGCGGCACGACGCTCGATACGGCCCGTTTCCGCTTCTTGCTCGGGGAGTATTTCAAAGTCGCACCGGGTAATGTGCATGCGCACATTATCGGCGAGCATGGGGATACCGAGCTTCCGGTCTGGAGCCACGCCCATATCGGCGGTGTGCCGGTCCATACGCTGGTCGAGCAGCGTGAAGAATACAGCTATGAAGACCTCGATCATCTGTTTGTGAATGTCCGGGATGCGGCTTACCAAATTATTGAGAAAAAAGGGGCCACTTACTACGGAATCGCCATGAGCCTCGCCCGCATCACCCGCGCGATATTGCGCAACGAGAATGCACTGCTTACGGTCAGCGCCAAGCTGGACGGCCAATACGAAACGGACGATGTGTATATCGGCGTGCCGGCGATCGTGAACCGCGGCGGGATCAGCAATATTTTGGAGCTTGAGCTGAGCGAGAAGGAGCGCGGGCAATTCCGCCACAGCGCCGATGTGCTGAAAGGCATTCTTGCCCCTCATTTTTCGAACTGA
- a CDS encoding DUF2277 domain-containing protein — MCRNIKTLFNFDPPATEDEIQAASLQFVRKLSGFNKPSKENEAAFHRAVEEVAAVARNLLDELVTKAGPRNREVEMERARARSAKRFGAEDRT, encoded by the coding sequence ATGTGCCGAAACATCAAAACACTATTCAACTTCGACCCTCCGGCAACCGAAGATGAAATTCAGGCTGCCTCACTCCAATTCGTGAGGAAGCTTTCGGGCTTCAACAAGCCTTCCAAGGAGAATGAGGCGGCATTCCATCGCGCAGTCGAAGAGGTGGCCGCAGTGGCCCGCAACCTGCTGGACGAGCTGGTAACGAAAGCCGGACCCCGCAATCGCGAGGTCGAAATGGAACGTGCCCGCGCCAGATCTGCGAAGCGGTTCGGGGCTGAAGACCGTACTTGA